One Microbacterium sp. W4I20 DNA window includes the following coding sequences:
- a CDS encoding glycogen debranching N-terminal domain-containing protein, with product MTTTSPPQPLQPLLDDAVIALEAPTQVWSDDAGLIGTAPIHGIYHGDVRQVRAVETAVDGTTLESIGCSSPTPGMLLLTDVLRGLDDDTADPKVRLDRERIVTAGNFSERWLIASHLETSTRVGVTVHLTPDFGPMQMVKAGMSGAADWEWDGEVCRAGQASFALTAPGATVSSDGERLTLRWDLEVAPRSTRDIEWTLVLADTSLVVGAPAHPAAPPLPDPVDSRAARWLQRASADLAALRLATPQHPEDAFYAAGAPWFFTLFGRDSLWTARLALAADPLMAASTLRVLARLQGTTHDPSTAEAPGKIPHELRSDTLSIPNEGVHLAPLYYGTVDATPLWVCLLADAREAGMPEHEVRALLPRSPGCAELGHRARRRIRQRLHRLRRRVGSRPRQSGLEGFRRFDPVA from the coding sequence ATGACCACCACCTCGCCCCCGCAGCCCCTCCAGCCGCTGCTGGACGACGCCGTGATCGCGCTCGAGGCGCCGACCCAGGTGTGGTCGGATGACGCCGGCCTCATCGGGACGGCCCCGATCCACGGCATCTATCACGGCGATGTCCGTCAGGTGCGCGCGGTGGAGACCGCTGTCGACGGCACGACGCTGGAGTCGATCGGATGCTCGTCTCCGACGCCGGGGATGCTGCTGCTCACGGACGTGCTGCGCGGCCTCGACGACGACACGGCGGACCCGAAGGTGCGTCTCGACCGCGAACGCATTGTGACGGCCGGGAACTTCTCGGAGCGGTGGCTGATCGCCAGCCATCTGGAGACATCGACACGGGTGGGCGTCACCGTGCACCTCACGCCGGACTTCGGACCGATGCAAATGGTCAAGGCGGGGATGAGCGGTGCCGCGGACTGGGAGTGGGACGGTGAAGTCTGCCGCGCGGGTCAGGCCTCGTTCGCGCTGACGGCGCCGGGAGCGACGGTCTCGTCCGACGGCGAGCGTCTGACGCTGCGCTGGGATCTCGAGGTCGCCCCGCGCAGCACCCGGGATATCGAGTGGACTCTGGTGCTCGCAGACACGTCGCTCGTGGTCGGCGCGCCCGCGCATCCGGCCGCACCCCCGCTCCCGGACCCCGTCGACTCGCGCGCCGCCCGCTGGCTGCAGCGCGCCTCGGCCGACCTCGCCGCGCTCCGGCTGGCGACGCCGCAGCATCCTGAGGACGCGTTCTACGCGGCCGGCGCCCCCTGGTTCTTCACCCTGTTCGGCCGCGACTCGCTCTGGACCGCACGTCTCGCTCTCGCCGCCGACCCGCTCATGGCCGCATCGACGCTGCGCGTCCTCGCCCGGCTTCAGGGAACCACGCATGATCCGTCGACGGCGGAGGCACCGGGCAAGATCCCGCACGAACTCCGCAGCGACACACTGAGCATTCCGAACGAGGGCGTGCACCTCGCCCCGCTGTACTACGGCACGGTGGATGCCACCCCGCTCTGGGTCTGCCTTCTCGCCGATGCGCGGGAGGCCGGGATGCCCGAGCACGAAGTACGCGCCCTCCTCCCCCGCTCTCCGGGATGCGCTGAACTGGGTCACCGAGCACGGCGACGCATCCGGCAGCGGCTTCATCGACTACGCCGACGAGTCGGGTCACGGCCTCGCCAATCAGGGCTGGAAGGATTCCGGCGATTCGATCCAGTGGCGTGA
- a CDS encoding carbohydrate ABC transporter permease encodes MRLSSKQLTWQIVLYAVLIALAVIYIYPFLVQVATSFKTDEEAASAGISLVPEVWSFAAYERLFARSDFPSWFVNSAIVTVFVTIGRVFFNSLAGYALARLRFRGRGVVFAALVAVMSVPTVVLLIPKFLVINQLGMFNSYAGMILPLLVDAAGVFIMKNFFESIPVSVEEQARIDGAGTFRIFWSVVLPMATPALVTIIILSFQGSWNELSHFIVSTNDPALTTLTKGVASLASGQLSQGTQYPLKLAAALIMTIPVAVMFFVFQRRIMNSTEGAVKE; translated from the coding sequence ATGAGGCTGTCCTCGAAGCAGCTCACCTGGCAGATCGTGCTCTACGCCGTGCTCATCGCACTCGCGGTCATCTACATCTATCCGTTCCTGGTGCAGGTGGCGACCAGCTTCAAGACCGACGAGGAGGCGGCGAGCGCGGGCATCTCGCTGGTGCCGGAGGTGTGGAGCTTCGCCGCCTACGAACGGCTCTTCGCGCGTTCGGACTTCCCGTCCTGGTTCGTCAACAGCGCGATCGTGACCGTCTTCGTCACGATCGGCCGCGTGTTCTTCAACTCCCTCGCCGGCTATGCCCTTGCCCGGCTCCGGTTCCGCGGACGGGGCGTCGTGTTCGCCGCGCTCGTGGCGGTGATGTCGGTGCCCACCGTCGTGCTGCTGATCCCCAAGTTCCTCGTGATCAACCAGCTCGGAATGTTCAACTCCTACGCCGGGATGATCCTGCCTCTGCTCGTGGACGCGGCCGGGGTGTTCATCATGAAGAACTTCTTCGAGTCGATCCCCGTGTCGGTGGAGGAGCAGGCGCGGATCGACGGGGCCGGCACGTTCCGCATCTTCTGGTCGGTGGTGCTCCCGATGGCCACCCCTGCACTGGTGACGATCATCATCCTGTCGTTCCAGGGCTCCTGGAACGAACTGAGCCACTTCATCGTGTCGACGAACGATCCCGCGCTGACGACACTCACCAAGGGTGTCGCATCGCTGGCCAGCGGGCAGCTGAGTCAGGGCACGCAGTATCCGCTCAAGCTGGCAGCGGCGCTCATCATGACGATCCCCGTCGCGGTGATGTTCTTCGTCTTCCAGCGCCGCATCATGAACTCCACCGAAGGAGCCGTCAAGGAATGA
- a CDS encoding carbohydrate ABC transporter permease gives MAQRSLSRRGGASGLRRGEAAAGWLFTAPVIVILGVFLLVPVLMALWVSMSDWAGRGSPLSGSVSFVGGENYSAVLADGGLATKDFGTALRNNAWYVLLVVPLQTALALFLAVLVNRAMLRGRGFFRTAYYFPSVTSSVAITVLWLFLFSASGAVNDVLSWFGINGPNWFNDPRGVLQLLLGVFGVDSGPAALTQSGALGISWWDWLAGPSVAMSAFVFMAIFTTSGTFMLIFLAGLQNLGADVDEAAMMDGASGWQRFWRVTLPQLRPTLFTVLTLGLIGCWQVFDQIYTGTEGAPSKTTLTPAYLSYQTAFRNQEWGQGAAIAFILFVIIVIFTLLQRWVLRDKPVSRRRIRAYEIAGKGKSS, from the coding sequence ATGGCCCAGCGGTCTCTGTCTCGCCGCGGGGGCGCCTCCGGGCTCCGCCGCGGCGAGGCCGCCGCCGGATGGCTGTTCACCGCTCCGGTGATCGTCATCCTCGGCGTCTTCCTCCTGGTCCCGGTGCTCATGGCCCTGTGGGTCAGCATGTCGGACTGGGCGGGCCGCGGCAGCCCGCTGTCGGGCTCGGTGTCGTTCGTCGGCGGCGAGAACTACTCCGCCGTGCTCGCCGACGGCGGCCTCGCCACCAAGGACTTCGGCACGGCGCTGCGCAACAACGCCTGGTACGTGCTGCTCGTGGTGCCGCTGCAGACGGCGCTGGCTCTCTTCCTGGCGGTGCTCGTCAATCGGGCGATGCTGCGCGGTCGCGGCTTCTTCCGCACCGCGTACTACTTCCCCTCGGTCACCAGCTCCGTCGCCATCACCGTGCTCTGGCTGTTCCTGTTCTCCGCCAGCGGCGCCGTCAACGACGTGCTCTCCTGGTTCGGCATAAACGGGCCGAACTGGTTCAACGACCCCCGCGGCGTGCTCCAGCTGCTCCTCGGCGTGTTCGGTGTCGACAGCGGACCTGCCGCGCTGACGCAGTCGGGTGCGCTGGGGATCTCCTGGTGGGACTGGCTCGCCGGCCCCTCCGTCGCGATGAGCGCATTCGTCTTCATGGCGATCTTCACGACCTCGGGCACCTTCATGCTCATCTTCCTCGCGGGACTGCAGAATCTCGGGGCAGATGTCGACGAGGCGGCGATGATGGACGGTGCCAGCGGATGGCAGCGGTTCTGGCGCGTGACCCTGCCTCAGCTGCGCCCCACCCTGTTCACGGTGCTCACCCTCGGGCTGATCGGATGCTGGCAGGTCTTCGACCAGATCTACACCGGCACGGAGGGCGCGCCGAGCAAGACGACTCTGACGCCGGCCTACCTGTCGTACCAGACCGCCTTCCGGAACCAGGAGTGGGGTCAGGGGGCGGCGATCGCCTTCATCCTGTTCGTCATCATCGTGATCTTCACGCTCCTGCAGCGCTGGGTGCTGCGTGACAAGCCGGTGTCGCGCCGCCGCATCCGCGCCTATGAGATCGCGGGCAAGGGGAAGTCGTCATGA
- a CDS encoding LacI family DNA-binding transcriptional regulator: protein MAKAPTVEDVAERAGVSRQTVSNVLNSPDIVRPATRERVLTAIRELGYRRHAAARQLRLRRSSTIGIRLDPYLGGVSGVVLDRFVHAITERASERGMRMLVYAARTPEDEIARLSELWEGSEIDAAIITGTTRDDARVRRLDEDGLPFISFGRPWGEDDIADPRHLWVDVDGAAGTRAATEHALTFGPNVAFLGWPAGSGTGDDRERGWREAMDAAGARGPRLTTEDDVPLARAAVATALADGDTPDAVVCASDSLAVGALLAIADASHSAPVIGFDNTPTAEALGFSSVEQRPEDVATAILELLMGPTGEIVAPRRLQAGSAHALITPELVVR, encoded by the coding sequence GTGGCGAAAGCCCCCACCGTCGAGGATGTCGCCGAACGCGCGGGCGTCTCCCGGCAGACCGTCTCGAACGTGCTCAACTCGCCCGACATCGTGCGACCCGCGACGCGGGAGCGCGTACTCACCGCGATCCGCGAGCTCGGGTATCGGCGCCATGCTGCTGCCCGCCAGCTGCGGCTGCGCCGGAGCTCGACCATCGGCATCCGGCTCGACCCGTATCTCGGCGGGGTCTCCGGTGTCGTGCTCGACCGCTTCGTGCATGCCATCACCGAACGGGCGAGCGAGCGCGGTATGCGGATGCTGGTGTATGCCGCTCGCACGCCGGAGGACGAGATCGCGCGGCTGTCGGAGCTCTGGGAGGGCTCCGAGATCGATGCGGCGATCATCACTGGCACGACGCGCGACGATGCGCGCGTGCGCCGCCTCGACGAGGACGGTCTGCCGTTCATCTCGTTCGGCCGTCCCTGGGGCGAGGACGACATCGCCGATCCCCGTCATCTGTGGGTCGACGTCGACGGGGCTGCCGGCACACGTGCCGCGACCGAGCATGCGCTGACCTTCGGCCCGAACGTCGCATTCCTCGGGTGGCCTGCGGGATCGGGGACGGGGGATGATCGCGAACGCGGCTGGCGCGAGGCGATGGATGCCGCCGGTGCGCGGGGGCCACGACTCACGACGGAGGACGATGTGCCGCTTGCGCGAGCCGCCGTCGCCACAGCCCTGGCAGACGGCGACACACCGGATGCTGTGGTCTGCGCGAGCGACTCACTCGCCGTGGGCGCCCTGCTCGCCATCGCCGATGCGAGCCATTCGGCCCCGGTGATCGGATTCGACAACACTCCGACGGCCGAGGCGCTGGGATTCTCGAGCGTCGAGCAGCGCCCGGAGGATGTCGCCACCGCGATCCTCGAGCTCCTCATGGGCCCGACGGGAGAGATCGTCGCGCCGCGCCGACTTCAAGCCGGGTCCGCGCATGCGCTGATCACACCTGAGCTCGTGGTGCGCTGA